Sequence from the Rhodohalobacter sp. 614A genome:
CAGACAGTAAAATCGCTTTAGTCACCGGGGGAAGTCGCGGCCTTGGTAGAAATATGGCCATTAGCCTTGCCCAAAAAGGCATAGATGTGATTCTGACCTATCGCAACAATAAAGAAAAAGCCGAAGAGGTAGTGAATGAAATTCAATCTCTCGGTCAGCAATCGGCAGCCTTTCAATTAGATACATCGGATGTTAACTCCTTTGATACTTTTATAGAAGAATTGACGGAGTATCTGGAAGAACAAAATGGTTCCAAAACATTTGATTTCTTAATCAATAATGCAGGGACAGCTCTGTATTCTCCATTTGCAGAAACCACCGAAGAACAGTTTGACCAGGCGATGAATATCCATTTTAAAGGCGTGTTTTTTCTCACTCAAAAAACACTTCCCTTTATAAATGACGGAGGACGAATCATCAATATTTCATCGGGATTAGCCAGGTTTTCGATACCGGGATCTTCCGCTTATGCATCAATGAAGGGAGCAATTGAAGTGCTTACAAAATACCTTGGACAAGAGCTTGGATCTCGTGGTATCGCAGCAAATGTTGTTGCGCCCGGAGCTATTGAAACTGACTTTGGCAATGGACATATTCGCGATAATAAGGAAATGAATGAGAGAGTTGCTAACATGACTGCCT
This genomic interval carries:
- a CDS encoding SDR family NAD(P)-dependent oxidoreductase, whose translation is MKTTDSKIALVTGGSRGLGRNMAISLAQKGIDVILTYRNNKEKAEEVVNEIQSLGQQSAAFQLDTSDVNSFDTFIEELTEYLEEQNGSKTFDFLINNAGTALYSPFAETTEEQFDQAMNIHFKGVFFLTQKTLPFINDGGRIINISSGLARFSIPGSSAYASMKGAIEVLTKYLGQELGSRGIAANVVAPGAIETDFGNGHIRDNKEMNERVANMTALGRAGLPEDIGGVVAFLCTEEARWINGQRIEVSGGMNL